The proteins below come from a single Candidatus Eisenbacteria bacterium genomic window:
- a CDS encoding M50 family metallopeptidase: MMLLGGASCALAVHEAGHLVAGRIMGFRFGFFAIGPVWLAREGASIRLRWNRLPAAWGGMALAYPTDTRALAARMAFYAAGGPLASLALSVVAFWVGNSIPALTSLSRWAMVLALMSACVLVATVQPFGTGIGVRSDGGKVLLFAANRVKAKEEAAVVALMGLAAAGVRPREWSAELVRTAGAIRSPAALALGAMTLVLRHRLDQGNRLQAEAAVDALLGMYDASPALVRGDAAAEVAFYLAFFRRDVVEAKKFLKDAEPALTEQHRIFRADAAVRLRSSDAAGATRALRKAQAALEHALVEVTDLDRDLVAAVGNELVDAKGSAQLKGSLVIQDEVAR, encoded by the coding sequence ATGATGCTTCTGGGAGGTGCTTCGTGCGCCCTCGCGGTGCACGAGGCGGGACACCTCGTCGCCGGCCGAATCATGGGCTTTCGCTTTGGCTTTTTCGCCATCGGTCCAGTCTGGCTCGCTCGCGAGGGAGCCAGCATTCGCCTCCGATGGAATCGACTTCCCGCCGCATGGGGCGGAATGGCCCTAGCGTATCCCACGGACACGCGCGCGCTCGCGGCGCGGATGGCCTTCTACGCGGCCGGAGGTCCGCTGGCGAGCCTCGCGCTGTCGGTCGTTGCCTTCTGGGTCGGCAATTCCATCCCCGCGCTCACATCCCTCAGTCGATGGGCCATGGTGCTCGCATTGATGTCTGCGTGCGTGCTGGTTGCCACCGTCCAGCCCTTTGGCACTGGAATCGGAGTTCGGAGTGACGGCGGCAAGGTCCTGCTCTTCGCGGCGAACCGGGTGAAGGCCAAGGAAGAGGCCGCCGTCGTGGCATTGATGGGGCTGGCGGCAGCCGGGGTCCGGCCGCGCGAGTGGAGCGCAGAGCTGGTACGAACTGCCGGGGCGATACGCTCTCCGGCGGCATTGGCACTTGGCGCCATGACGCTCGTTCTACGGCACCGACTCGATCAGGGAAATCGCCTGCAAGCCGAGGCCGCCGTCGACGCGCTCCTCGGCATGTACGATGCCTCCCCCGCGCTGGTCCGTGGAGACGCGGCAGCCGAGGTTGCGTTCTATTTGGCGTTCTTTCGTCGAGATGTGGTGGAAGCGAAGAAGTTCTTGAAGGATGCCGAGCCGGCTTTGACGGAGCAGCACCGGATCTTCCGCGCGGACGCGGCCGTTCGCCTCCGCTCCTCGGACGCCGCGGGGGCGACGCGGGCCCTCAGGAAGGCGCAGGCTGCTCTTGAGCATGCGCTTGTTGAAGTGACGGACCTGGATCGGGATCTCGTTGCAGCCGTCGGCAACGAGCTGGTCGACGCGAAAGGAAGCGCGCAATTGAAGGGGAGCCTTGTGATCCAGGATGAGGTGGCCAGATGA
- a CDS encoding DinB family protein — protein sequence MNECERLADQLTRALNGDAWHGPSWRETLEGITREAALHRPIPEAHTIAEIVLHATTWHDVVRRRLEGESPEVSDAQDWPAASFSDEAGWSAAVARLFETGNTLAATIRRFEAEKVHGTRPGVDGTWFELIIGELQHVLYHAGQVGLLKKAHVRLAV from the coding sequence ATGAACGAATGCGAGCGGCTGGCGGACCAATTGACACGGGCACTGAACGGCGATGCCTGGCACGGGCCATCCTGGCGGGAGACGCTCGAGGGGATCACGCGCGAGGCGGCCCTCCATCGACCGATCCCCGAAGCCCACACGATCGCCGAGATCGTCCTGCACGCCACCACCTGGCACGACGTGGTGCGGCGCCGGCTCGAGGGGGAATCACCCGAGGTGTCGGACGCCCAGGACTGGCCCGCCGCGTCGTTCTCCGACGAGGCGGGGTGGTCGGCAGCGGTGGCGCGCCTGTTCGAGACCGGGAACACGCTGGCGGCGACCATCAGACGATTCGAGGCGGAGAAGGTGCATGGGACGCGGCCGGGTGTGGACGGCACGTGGTTCGAGTTGATCATTGGCGAGTTGCAGCACGTGCTCTACCACGCGGGACAGGTCGGGCTTCTCAAGAAGGCACACGTGCGCTTGGCCGTGTGA
- a CDS encoding VOC family protein, with product MTTTTLQIRSLMPTLTVNDLKRSLQFYRDGLGFAVGEEMKEGGELTGVLLEAGGAGLGLSQDDFAKGRDRVKGVGMRLYLETDQDVGVLARQAKAAGITLNDGPGPLPWGPMGFTVTDPDGFKLTISNPA from the coding sequence ATGACCACAACGACGCTTCAGATCCGCAGCCTCATGCCAACCCTTACCGTAAATGACCTCAAGCGGAGCCTTCAATTCTACCGGGATGGTCTGGGATTTGCGGTCGGCGAGGAAATGAAGGAGGGCGGTGAACTCACAGGCGTGCTGCTCGAGGCCGGAGGAGCGGGCTTGGGGCTTTCGCAGGACGACTTTGCAAAGGGCCGCGACCGGGTCAAAGGCGTGGGAATGCGCCTGTACCTTGAGACGGATCAGGATGTCGGAGTGCTCGCGCGGCAAGCGAAGGCGGCGGGGATCACCCTGAACGATGGACCCGGACCTCTCCCGTGGGGGCCCATGGGGTTCACGGTGACGGACCCCGATGGATTCAAACTGACCATCTCGAATCCTGCCTGA
- a CDS encoding SDR family oxidoreductase: MAPRERHALITGSSRGIGRGIALALARDHVKVAIHYYRNEAAAKETLAQVRKLGSDGVVVQADVTRPDEISAMLGKVKAAFGTLDIFVSNARPEAPEFFEPPLSITLKQWDTAFDSQAKAFLVGVREAVPFMRDGGRVLAITYAEGSRTGGLQPWVGMGSAKAALESLVRYFAVTLAKRGITVNAISPGWTEDSVLNTLPEQAQSLIRSWHTRGWTPMGRLGTPEDVGNVAELLCSEKAKWITGQVIYADGGASLMNPEVPPEIQIG; encoded by the coding sequence ATGGCTCCTCGTGAAAGACACGCGCTCATCACGGGCAGTTCACGCGGCATCGGCAGAGGGATCGCGCTCGCGCTGGCGCGCGATCACGTGAAGGTCGCGATCCACTACTACCGGAACGAAGCCGCCGCAAAGGAAACGCTCGCGCAAGTGCGCAAGCTCGGCTCCGACGGTGTGGTGGTCCAGGCAGATGTGACGCGTCCAGATGAAATCAGCGCCATGCTCGGCAAGGTCAAGGCCGCCTTTGGGACGCTCGATATCTTCGTCAGCAATGCACGGCCTGAGGCGCCCGAGTTCTTTGAGCCACCCCTGAGCATCACCCTGAAGCAGTGGGACACCGCGTTTGATTCGCAGGCCAAGGCATTTCTGGTCGGCGTGCGCGAGGCGGTTCCCTTCATGCGCGACGGCGGACGAGTTCTCGCGATCACCTACGCGGAAGGAAGCCGCACCGGCGGGCTGCAACCATGGGTGGGAATGGGTTCAGCGAAAGCGGCGCTGGAATCCCTCGTTCGCTATTTCGCGGTCACACTCGCGAAACGCGGTATCACCGTGAATGCCATCAGTCCTGGCTGGACCGAGGACAGCGTCCTGAACACGCTCCCGGAGCAAGCCCAGAGCCTTATCCGGAGCTGGCACACGCGTGGCTGGACGCCGATGGGACGCTTGGGCACCCCGGAGGACGTGGGGAATGTCGCGGAGCTCCTGTGTTCGGAAAAGGCGAAGTGGATCACGGGACAGGTGATTTACGCAGACGGGGGTGCATCGTTGATGAACCCGGAGGTGCCCCCCGAGATCCAGATCGGGTAA
- a CDS encoding SIMPL domain-containing protein — translation MPGPSLGGPTLALILLAFSLAFAGWFVGKGIREIRTADRFVTVKGVAEREAKADLSLWPIQLAVPDADLSVAQSRINQNVSKVMTFLRANGIDSSDVELQGLRVTDTYANPYNPGGRQGPRFVIQQTVMVRSEKPEIVRAASQKVGDLVNAGVVLSSGPEWGAGGPSYLFRRLNDLKPSMIAEATAEARKAAEQFAKDSHSRLGGIHSANQGIFVILPRDAAGSEGGPGMSEQSQIFKTVRVVTTVEYLLRD, via the coding sequence ATGCCGGGTCCCTCGCTTGGCGGCCCCACCCTCGCCCTCATCCTCCTGGCGTTCTCGCTCGCTTTCGCCGGCTGGTTCGTCGGCAAGGGCATTCGGGAGATCCGCACAGCGGATCGGTTCGTCACCGTGAAGGGCGTGGCGGAGCGCGAGGCGAAGGCCGACCTGTCGCTCTGGCCCATCCAGCTCGCCGTCCCCGACGCGGATCTCTCCGTGGCACAGAGCCGAATCAACCAGAACGTCTCGAAGGTGATGACCTTTCTGCGCGCGAACGGAATCGACTCGAGCGACGTCGAGCTACAGGGATTGCGGGTCACCGACACGTACGCGAACCCGTACAATCCCGGAGGACGGCAGGGACCACGCTTCGTCATCCAGCAAACAGTGATGGTCCGATCCGAAAAGCCGGAGATCGTCCGCGCCGCCAGCCAGAAGGTCGGCGATCTCGTGAACGCCGGCGTCGTCCTCTCCTCGGGCCCCGAGTGGGGCGCCGGGGGACCGTCCTACCTCTTCCGGAGGCTGAACGACCTCAAGCCGAGCATGATCGCCGAGGCGACGGCCGAAGCCCGAAAGGCCGCCGAGCAATTCGCGAAGGATTCGCATAGTCGCCTCGGGGGAATCCACAGCGCGAACCAGGGAATCTTCGTCATTCTCCCTCGCGACGCTGCCGGGAGCGAGGGCGGTCCCGGAATGAGCGAGCAATCCCAGATCTTCAAGACCGTGCGGGTCGTCACCACGGTGGAGTACCTCCTGCGCGATTG